A genome region from Stenotrophomonas maltophilia includes the following:
- a CDS encoding ribokinase, with protein MSSSVVVVGSFNVDHVWRCESLPAPGATIAGRYSTGPGGKGFNQAVAACRAGAETHFVCALGDDAGGATARELAAQDGFGLIAEASSEPTGTAGIYVDARGRNTIVIGPGANAALSTDFLQQQQALLTGAKVVLVQLESPVQTIEAALATAREAGVTTVLNTAPADAPSTIGLLKLADVITPNETEFAALLGRHVGERVDANDVAALDGASLHALCRKLVGNGTVVVTLGSVGVFVSHADENLRGDTQPYYRVGAEQVQAIDTTGAGDAFNGALAASLAQVADAPFARHVRFANQFAGRSTEKEGAAAAMPRFTPSDAEAK; from the coding sequence ATGAGCAGCAGTGTCGTTGTCGTCGGTTCCTTCAATGTCGATCACGTGTGGCGGTGCGAATCACTGCCGGCACCGGGCGCGACCATTGCCGGCCGCTACAGCACCGGCCCGGGTGGCAAGGGCTTCAACCAGGCCGTGGCCGCCTGCCGCGCCGGCGCCGAGACGCACTTCGTGTGCGCGCTGGGCGATGACGCCGGTGGCGCCACCGCGCGTGAACTGGCCGCGCAGGATGGTTTCGGCCTGATCGCCGAAGCCAGCAGCGAGCCGACCGGCACCGCCGGCATCTATGTGGACGCGCGCGGCCGCAACACCATCGTGATCGGCCCGGGCGCCAACGCCGCGCTCAGCACCGACTTCCTGCAACAGCAGCAGGCGCTGCTGACCGGCGCCAAGGTGGTGCTGGTGCAGCTGGAATCGCCGGTGCAGACGATTGAAGCGGCGCTGGCCACGGCACGCGAGGCCGGCGTCACCACGGTGCTCAACACCGCACCGGCCGACGCCCCCTCGACCATCGGCCTGCTCAAGCTGGCCGATGTGATCACCCCGAACGAGACCGAGTTCGCCGCCCTGCTCGGCCGCCATGTCGGCGAGCGCGTGGATGCCAACGACGTGGCCGCACTGGATGGCGCCAGCCTGCATGCGCTGTGCCGCAAGCTGGTCGGCAACGGCACGGTGGTGGTGACCCTGGGTTCGGTGGGCGTGTTCGTCTCACATGCCGACGAGAACCTGCGCGGCGATACCCAGCCGTACTACCGTGTCGGTGCCGAACAGGTGCAGGCCATCGACACCACCGGTGCCGGTGACGCCTTCAACGGTGCGCTGGCCGCGTCGCTGGCGCAGGTGGCCGACGCCCCGTTCGCCCGCCACGTGCGCTTCGCCAACCAGTTCGCCGGTCGTTCGACCGAGAAGGAAGGCGCCGCTGCGGCAATGCCGCGTTTCACCCCGTCCGACGCCGAAGCAAAGTAA